One window of the Pelmatolapia mariae isolate MD_Pm_ZW linkage group LG15, Pm_UMD_F_2, whole genome shotgun sequence genome contains the following:
- the LOC134643027 gene encoding uncharacterized protein LOC134643027 isoform X5, whose protein sequence is MPESSLVKDGRSSSVEYGASPLRQFSQSSLLLHRNSYMLSTFCTEHNVQQCLSHINQQRQACAASIRKEERRMAAKRKNLDIRKYFSKKPVTEEPTQSSESNGDTRSQKQRKKGKKKRNGAGFGG, encoded by the exons ATGCCAGAGTCCTCCCTGG TCAAGGACGGTCGCAGCAGCTCTGTTGAATATGGAGCATCCCCCTTGAGACAGTTTAGCCaatcatcactgctgctgcacagaaACTCCTACATGCTCAGTACCTTCTGCACAGAGCACAATGTGCAACAATGTCTGTCACACATCAATCAA cagcggcaagcctgcgctgcgagtatccgcaaggaggagaggaggatggcagcaaaaaggaagaacctggatataagaaagtatttttcaaagaaacct gtgacagaagaaccaacacaaagctcagagagcaatggtgatacaagatcacag aagcaaagaaaaaaaggaaaaaaaaaaagaaacggggcagggttcggtggttga
- the LOC134643027 gene encoding uncharacterized protein LOC134643027 isoform X6, with the protein MPESSLVKDGRSSSVEYGASPLRQFSQSSLLLHRNSYMLSTFCTEHNVQQCLSHINQQRQACAASIRKEERRMAAKRKNLDIRKYFSKKPVTEEPTQSSESNGDTRSQVKLDDDLVVHDCI; encoded by the exons ATGCCAGAGTCCTCCCTGG TCAAGGACGGTCGCAGCAGCTCTGTTGAATATGGAGCATCCCCCTTGAGACAGTTTAGCCaatcatcactgctgctgcacagaaACTCCTACATGCTCAGTACCTTCTGCACAGAGCACAATGTGCAACAATGTCTGTCACACATCAATCAA cagcggcaagcctgcgctgcgagtatccgcaaggaggagaggaggatggcagcaaaaaggaagaacctggatataagaaagtatttttcaaagaaacct gtgacagaagaaccaacacaaagctcagagagcaatggtgatacaagatcacaggtgaaattggatgatgacttggtggttcatgactgtatttga
- the LOC134643027 gene encoding afadin- and alpha-actinin-binding protein-like isoform X4 — translation MVIQDHRSKEKKEKKKETGQGSVVESSVPTNTKTKSTPLLRTLESMEVEQLKSSSNIDHLQLTITRLKEQLELSKRENTGLLERERQLQLKAKSLQSCLKNEKEEVQKLQNIIASRASQYNHEMKRKEREFNKLKERLNQLDKKEKKQAIDVLNNIGRADGKRSLWKAEKTEAKF, via the exons atggtgatacaagatcacag aagcaaagaaaaaaaggaaaaaaaaaaagaaacggggcagggttcggtggttgaatcatccgtccccaccaataccaaaaccaaatctacgcccttgctcAGAACCCTTGAAAGCATGGAAGTGGAGCAGCTTAAATCTAGCAGCAATATCGATCACCTGCAGCTCACCATCACTCGTCTGAAG GAGCAGCTCGAACTCTCTAAAAGAGAAAACACGGGACTTCTTGAGAGAGAACGGCAGCTACAGCTGAAAGCAAAAAGTTTGCAGAGCTGTCTGAAGAATGAAAAAGAAGAG GTTCAAAAGCTTCAGAACATTATTGCAAGCCGGGCCAGCCAGTACAATCATGAGAtgaaaaggaaggaaagagaATTTAATAAACTGAAGGAACGACTGAATCAGCTTgacaaaaaggagaagaaacagG CCATTGATGTATTAAACAACATTGGGAGAGCTGATGGGAAGAGAAGCCTTTGGAAAGCTGAAAAGACAGAAGCAAA ATTCTGA
- the LOC134643027 gene encoding afadin- and alpha-actinin-binding protein-like isoform X3: MVIQDHRSKEKKEKKKETGQGSVVESSVPTNTKTKSTPLLRTLESMEVEQLKSSSNIDHLQLTITRLKEQLELSKRENTGLLERERQLQLKAKSLQSCLKNEKEEVQKLQNIIASRASQYNHEMKRKEREFNKLKERLNQLDKKEKKQAIDVLNNIGRADGKRSLWKAEKTEANGEAQPLLRMPKFSVSSLC; the protein is encoded by the exons atggtgatacaagatcacag aagcaaagaaaaaaaggaaaaaaaaaaagaaacggggcagggttcggtggttgaatcatccgtccccaccaataccaaaaccaaatctacgcccttgctcAGAACCCTTGAAAGCATGGAAGTGGAGCAGCTTAAATCTAGCAGCAATATCGATCACCTGCAGCTCACCATCACTCGTCTGAAG GAGCAGCTCGAACTCTCTAAAAGAGAAAACACGGGACTTCTTGAGAGAGAACGGCAGCTACAGCTGAAAGCAAAAAGTTTGCAGAGCTGTCTGAAGAATGAAAAAGAAGAG GTTCAAAAGCTTCAGAACATTATTGCAAGCCGGGCCAGCCAGTACAATCATGAGAtgaaaaggaaggaaagagaATTTAATAAACTGAAGGAACGACTGAATCAGCTTgacaaaaaggagaagaaacagG CCATTGATGTATTAAACAACATTGGGAGAGCTGATGGGAAGAGAAGCCTTTGGAAAGCTGAAAAGACAGAAGCAAA TGGCGAGGCACAACCTTTACTCCGAATGCCAAAAttctctgtttccagtttgtgttgA
- the LOC134643027 gene encoding uncharacterized protein LOC134643027 isoform X1 produces the protein MGREAFGKLKRQKQNSEISLVDSSLFDSLDQIDISDLDNYVFSRDVSDSPPVLERVTGKNIRLSTRERQALLSDRARPASSTLAGAPARPGKNLHLLSANPTRAPVGGSHPPRSVGKNLHLTARQRQELFAAHAPTPPAAASSPTSGHPQPQSLRSNRGPLTNRNRRTVRRTRRPASTRRTRQIRVRRDRLASVALRAVSLFAELVQLIL, from the exons ATGGGAAGAGAAGCCTTTGGAAAGCTGAAAAGACAGAAGCAAA ATTCTGAAATTAGCCTGGTCGACTCTTCTCTTTTCGATTCTCTGGATCAAATCG ACATATCGGATTTGGACAACTATGTTTTCTCGAGAGATGTAAGTGATTCACCACCGGTTTTAGAGCGAGTTACAGGCAAGAACATCCGTCTCTCGACCCGCGAGAGGCAGGCCCTGCTTTCTGATAGAGCTCGCCCAGCTTCATCCACCCTCGCCGGCGCTCCAGCTCGTCCGGGAAAAAACCTCCATTTGCTCTCCGCCAACCCTACCCGGGCCCCCGTAGGAGGTTCACATCCCCCGCGCTCCGTGGGGAAAAACCTCCATCTTACCGCCCGCCAGAGGCAAGAACTGTTTGCCGCACACGCCCCCACTCCCCCGGCTGCTGCATCATCTCCTACATCGGGACATCCACAGCCCCAGTCTCTGAGATCCAATCGAG GCCCTCTCACAAACAGGAACAGGAGGACCGTTAGGAGGACCCGCAGGCCTGCCAGCACAAGGAGGACAAGGCAAATACGTGTACGGCGAGACAGACTTGCTTCCGTTGCTCTCCGAGCTGTATCTCTGTTCGCTGAATTAGTGCAACTCATCTTATAa